The Magnolia sinica isolate HGM2019 chromosome 9, MsV1, whole genome shotgun sequence genome contains a region encoding:
- the LOC131254714 gene encoding endoglucanase 6-like isoform X1 — MPHKRQLEFTENAWRTTLLPEVDYVLGDNPRTTSYMVGYGSNFPQQVHHRGSSFVSIKVDPSFVSCREGYNTWYSRKASNPNLLVGAIVGGPDAYDNFADERENYEQTEPATYNNAPLLGVLARLNGGNSGLNQLLPGVPHCELTVLFFGTDHLTALCLAWMSNTSARLAHAIMCNSKL, encoded by the exons ATGCCTCATAAAAGGCAGCTGGAATTTACAGAGAACGCCTGGAGGACTACTCTACTGCCAGAG GTAGACTACGTACTCGGAGACAACCCGAGAACTACAAGCTACATGGTGGGATATGGAAGCAATTTCCCACAACAAGTTCATCATCGCGGTTCTTCCTTTGTTTCCATCAAGGTTGATCCTTCATTCGTGAGTTGCAGAGAAGGTTACAACACCTGGTATTCGAGGAAGGCCAGCAATCCAAATCTTCTTGTGGGTGCAATTGTCGGTGGACCTGATGCCTATGATAACTTTGCCGATGAGAGGGAAAATTATGAACAGACAGAACCTGCAACTTATAACAATGCACCACTTCTTGGTGTATTGGCTCGTCTTAATGGTGGAAATAGCGGACTTAACCAACTCCTTCCAG gtgtgccccactgTGAGTTGACTGTCCTCTTCTTTGGGACAGATCACCTAACTGCATTATGCCTGGCTTGGATGTCCAACACAAGTGCTAGGTTGGCACATGCAATCATGTGTAATTCCAAGCTTTGA
- the LOC131254714 gene encoding endoglucanase 6-like isoform X2 has translation MPHKRQLEFTENAWRTTLLPEVDYVLGDNPRTTSYMVGYGSNFPQQVHHRGSSFVSIKVDPSFVSCREGYNTWYSRKASNPNLLVGAIVGGPDAYDNFADERENYEQTEPATYNNAPLLGVLARLNGGNSGLNQLLPAKQEHQRRQWL, from the exons ATGCCTCATAAAAGGCAGCTGGAATTTACAGAGAACGCCTGGAGGACTACTCTACTGCCAGAG GTAGACTACGTACTCGGAGACAACCCGAGAACTACAAGCTACATGGTGGGATATGGAAGCAATTTCCCACAACAAGTTCATCATCGCGGTTCTTCCTTTGTTTCCATCAAGGTTGATCCTTCATTCGTGAGTTGCAGAGAAGGTTACAACACCTGGTATTCGAGGAAGGCCAGCAATCCAAATCTTCTTGTGGGTGCAATTGTCGGTGGACCTGATGCCTATGATAACTTTGCCGATGAGAGGGAAAATTATGAACAGACAGAACCTGCAACTTATAACAATGCACCACTTCTTGGTGTATTGGCTCGTCTTAATGGTGGAAATAGCGGACTTAACCAACTCCTTCCAG CAAAGCAGGAACATCAGAGAAGGCAATGGTTATAG